A region from the Pseudomonas sp. P8_229 genome encodes:
- a CDS encoding FxsA family protein, giving the protein MRPFLLLFLLFPVLELFVFVKVAGAIGFFPALLLIILGSMFGVFVLRVAGLATALRARESLNRGELPAQTMLEGLMLALAGGLLILPGFVSDVVGLVMLLPFSRRLLANKMRQRAEEQAIRQRAFADDLQPRGGPAPRQPLGREGDVIEGEFEHRDSK; this is encoded by the coding sequence ATGCGCCCTTTTTTGTTGCTCTTTCTGCTGTTTCCGGTGCTGGAGCTGTTCGTATTCGTCAAAGTGGCAGGGGCTATCGGGTTTTTCCCGGCCCTGCTGCTGATCATTCTCGGCTCGATGTTCGGCGTGTTCGTGCTGCGCGTCGCCGGACTGGCCACGGCACTGCGTGCCCGTGAAAGCCTGAACCGCGGTGAACTGCCCGCGCAGACCATGCTTGAAGGCCTGATGCTGGCACTGGCCGGCGGCCTGTTGATCCTGCCGGGCTTCGTCAGCGACGTGGTCGGTCTGGTGATGCTGTTGCCGTTCAGCCGTCGTCTGCTGGCAAACAAAATGCGCCAGCGTGCTGAAGAACAAGCGATTCGTCAGCGTGCGTTCGCCGACGACCTGCAACCCCGCGGCGGTCCTGCACCGCGCCAGCCTCTGGGCCGCGAGGGTGATGTGATCGAAGGCGAGTTCGAACATCGCGACAGCAAGTAA
- a CDS encoding HugZ family protein — MSVEAAKNARELLLKEYRGVLSTHSKSMPGFPFGSVVPYCLDEQGRPLILISRIAQHTHNLQKDAKCSLLVGEREADDVQAVGRLTYLAEAQKLEDPLAIEAAAERYYRYFPDSQNYHKAHDFDFWVLNPVRHRYIGGFGAIHWVDQLTLANPFAGKAEISMVEHMNSDHAKAIAHYVELTGLPQTVPAQLAGIDSEGMHLRIGQALYWLPFQAPCHTPIQVREALVSLAHAEVWPKNAVADA, encoded by the coding sequence TTGAGCGTTGAAGCGGCCAAGAATGCCCGAGAATTGCTTCTCAAGGAATACCGTGGCGTATTGTCCACCCACTCCAAATCGATGCCCGGCTTCCCGTTTGGCTCCGTGGTTCCCTATTGCCTGGACGAGCAGGGCCGCCCGCTGATCCTGATCAGCCGCATCGCCCAGCACACCCATAACCTGCAAAAGGACGCGAAATGTTCGCTGCTGGTCGGCGAACGCGAGGCCGATGACGTTCAAGCCGTTGGTCGCCTGACCTATCTGGCCGAAGCGCAAAAGCTCGAGGATCCGCTCGCCATTGAAGCTGCCGCCGAGCGTTATTACCGTTATTTCCCCGATTCGCAGAACTATCACAAGGCCCATGACTTCGACTTCTGGGTGCTCAATCCGGTGCGTCATCGCTACATCGGCGGTTTCGGTGCGATTCACTGGGTCGATCAACTGACACTGGCCAACCCGTTCGCCGGCAAGGCCGAGATCAGCATGGTCGAGCACATGAACAGCGATCATGCCAAAGCCATTGCGCACTACGTGGAATTGACCGGCCTGCCGCAAACCGTGCCGGCACAACTGGCCGGGATCGACAGCGAAGGCATGCACCTGCGCATCGGTCAGGCGCTGTACTGGTTGCCGTTTCAAGCGCCTTGTCATACGCCGATACAAGTGCGCGAAGCCTTGGTTTCTCTGGCTCACGCCGAGGTCTGGCCAAAAAATGCAGTGGCCGACGCTTGA
- a CDS encoding SDR family oxidoreductase, translating into MQLNDKVIIITGGCQGLGRSMAEYFAGKGAKLALVDLNQEKLDDAVAACKAKGVEARSYLCNVANEEQVEHMVAQVAEDFGAIHGLINNAGILRDGLLLKVKDGEMTKMSLAQWQAVIDVNLTGVFLCTREVAAKMVELKNSGAIINISSISRAGNVGQTNYSAAKAGVAAATVTWAKELARYGIRVAGIAPGFIETEMTLGMKPEALEKMTSGIPLKRMGKPEEIAHSAAYIFENDYYTGRILEMDGGLRI; encoded by the coding sequence ATGCAACTCAACGACAAAGTAATCATTATCACCGGCGGTTGCCAGGGTTTGGGCCGTTCCATGGCCGAGTATTTCGCCGGCAAAGGCGCGAAGCTGGCCCTGGTGGACCTGAATCAGGAAAAACTCGACGACGCGGTAGCCGCCTGCAAGGCCAAGGGTGTCGAGGCGCGCAGCTATCTGTGCAACGTGGCCAATGAAGAACAGGTTGAGCACATGGTCGCCCAGGTGGCCGAAGACTTTGGCGCGATCCATGGCCTGATCAACAACGCCGGGATCCTGCGTGACGGCCTGCTGCTCAAGGTCAAGGACGGCGAAATGACCAAGATGAGCCTGGCCCAGTGGCAGGCGGTAATCGACGTCAACCTGACCGGCGTGTTCCTGTGCACCCGGGAAGTCGCGGCGAAAATGGTCGAGCTGAAGAACAGTGGCGCGATCATCAATATCTCGTCGATCTCGCGCGCCGGTAACGTTGGCCAGACCAACTATTCCGCGGCCAAGGCCGGTGTTGCTGCGGCGACCGTGACCTGGGCCAAAGAGCTGGCACGCTATGGCATTCGTGTGGCGGGTATCGCGCCGGGCTTCATCGAGACCGAGATGACCCTGGGCATGAAGCCCGAAGCGCTGGAGAAGATGACGTCGGGGATTCCGCTCAAGCGCATGGGCAAACCGGAAGAGATCGCCCATTCGGCGGCGTATATTTTCGAAAACGACTATTACACCGGGCGAATTCTGGAGATGGATGGCGGGTTGCGGATCTAG
- the apbC gene encoding iron-sulfur cluster carrier protein ApbC, which produces MSAVTRAAVEAVLSQYTDPYLNQDPVSAGCVKNIEIDGDRVKVQLEIGYAAGLFKSGWAQLLQLAIENIDGVVIAKVEVNSVIAAHKAQAQIPGLANVKNVVAVASGKGGVGKSTTAANLALALAREGAKVGILDADIYGPSQGIMFGIPERTRPEVKDQKWFVPLKAHGVEVMSMAFLTDDNTPMVWRGPMVSGALLQLVTQTAWGDLDYLVIDMPPGTGDIQLTLAQKVPVAGAVIVTTPQDLALLDARKGVEMFRKVNIPVLGVVENMAVHICSNCGHAEHLFGEGGGEKLATQYGVELLASLPLSMLIREQADGGKPTVIAEPDSQIAMVYQELARHVGARIVLQEAATPAMPNITISDD; this is translated from the coding sequence ATGAGCGCCGTCACTCGCGCAGCGGTGGAAGCCGTCCTCAGCCAATACACCGACCCTTACCTGAACCAGGACCCGGTCAGCGCCGGATGCGTGAAGAACATCGAGATCGATGGCGACCGCGTCAAGGTTCAGCTGGAAATCGGCTACGCCGCCGGTCTGTTCAAGAGCGGCTGGGCGCAATTGCTGCAACTGGCCATCGAGAATATCGATGGCGTGGTCATTGCCAAGGTCGAGGTCAATAGCGTGATCGCTGCGCACAAGGCCCAGGCGCAGATTCCGGGGCTGGCCAACGTCAAGAACGTGGTCGCCGTGGCGTCCGGCAAGGGTGGTGTGGGCAAGTCGACCACCGCCGCCAACCTCGCGCTGGCCCTGGCCCGCGAAGGCGCCAAGGTGGGGATTCTCGATGCCGATATCTATGGCCCGAGCCAGGGCATCATGTTCGGCATCCCCGAGCGCACCCGTCCTGAGGTCAAGGACCAGAAGTGGTTCGTGCCGCTCAAGGCCCACGGTGTCGAAGTCATGTCGATGGCGTTCCTGACCGACGACAACACGCCGATGGTCTGGCGTGGGCCGATGGTCTCCGGCGCGTTGCTGCAACTGGTCACGCAAACCGCGTGGGGCGATCTGGACTATCTGGTGATCGACATGCCGCCAGGCACCGGCGACATCCAACTGACCCTGGCGCAGAAAGTCCCGGTGGCCGGCGCCGTGATCGTCACCACCCCGCAGGATCTGGCGTTGCTGGACGCACGCAAAGGCGTGGAAATGTTCCGCAAGGTCAACATTCCGGTGCTGGGCGTGGTGGAAAACATGGCGGTGCACATCTGCTCGAACTGCGGTCATGCCGAGCATCTGTTCGGTGAGGGCGGTGGTGAGAAGCTGGCGACTCAGTACGGCGTCGAACTGCTGGCCTCGCTGCCGCTGTCGATGCTGATCCGCGAACAGGCCGATGGCGGCAAGCCGACGGTGATCGCCGAGCCGGACAGCCAGATCGCCATGGTCTACCAGGAACTGGCCCGCCATGTCGGCGCGCGGATTGTGTTGCAGGAAGCGGCGACGCCGGCGATGCCGAATATCACCATCAGCGACGATTGA
- the metG gene encoding methionine--tRNA ligase has translation MSEPRKILVTSALPYANGSIHLGHMLEYIQTDMWVRFQKHRGNQCIYVCADDAHGSAIMLRAEKEGITPEQLIANVQAEHSADFAEFLVDFDNFHSTHAEENRELSSQIYLKLRDAGHIAQRSITQYFDPEKKMFLADRFIKGTCPKCGTEDQYGDNCEKCGATYAPTDLKDPKSAISGATPVLKDSQHFFFKLPDFQQMLQTWTRSGTLQDAVANKIAEWLDAGLQQWDISRDAPYFGFEIPDEPGKYFYVWLDAPIGYMASFKNLCNRTPELDFDAFWGKDSTAELYHFIGKDIVNFHALFWPAMLEGAGFRKPTGINVHGYLTVNGQKMSKSRGTFIKARTYLDHLSPEYLRYYYAAKLGRGVDDLDLNLEDFVQKVNSDLVGKVVNIASRCAGFIQKGNGGLLVDNNAAPELTEAFLAAAPGIADAYEARDFARAMRETMALADRANAWIADKAPWSLNKQEGKQDEVQAICATAINLFRQLVIFLKPVLPLLAADAEAFLNVAPLTWNDHTTLLANHQLNEFKPLMTRIDPVKVQAMSDASKEDLTASQTDTGAAAPAGNGELAKDPLSPEIDFDAFAAIDLRVALIVKAEHVEGADKLLRLTLDIGDEQRNVFSGIKSAYPDPSKLDGRLTMMIANLKPRKMKFGISEGMVMAAGPGGEEIYLLSPDSGAKPGQRIK, from the coding sequence ATGTCCGAACCACGCAAGATCCTCGTCACCAGCGCCCTGCCCTACGCCAACGGTTCGATTCACCTTGGCCATATGCTGGAATACATCCAGACCGATATGTGGGTGCGCTTCCAGAAGCATCGCGGCAACCAGTGCATCTATGTCTGCGCCGACGACGCCCACGGTTCGGCGATCATGCTGCGCGCGGAAAAAGAAGGCATCACCCCGGAACAACTGATCGCCAACGTGCAGGCTGAACACAGCGCCGACTTTGCCGAGTTCCTCGTTGATTTCGACAACTTCCACTCCACTCACGCTGAAGAAAACCGTGAGCTGTCGAGTCAGATCTACCTCAAGCTGCGTGACGCCGGGCACATCGCCCAGCGCTCGATCACCCAGTATTTCGACCCGGAAAAGAAAATGTTCCTGGCCGACCGCTTCATCAAGGGCACCTGCCCGAAATGCGGCACCGAAGACCAGTACGGCGACAACTGCGAAAAATGCGGCGCGACCTACGCCCCGACCGATCTGAAGGATCCGAAGTCGGCCATCTCCGGCGCCACCCCGGTGCTCAAGGATTCCCAGCACTTCTTCTTCAAGCTCCCGGACTTCCAGCAGATGCTGCAGACCTGGACCCGCAGCGGCACCCTGCAGGACGCCGTTGCCAACAAGATCGCCGAGTGGCTGGATGCCGGCCTGCAGCAGTGGGACATCTCCCGCGATGCGCCGTACTTCGGTTTCGAGATCCCGGACGAGCCAGGCAAATATTTCTACGTGTGGCTGGACGCGCCGATCGGCTACATGGCGAGCTTCAAGAACCTGTGCAACCGCACGCCGGAGCTGGACTTCGACGCGTTCTGGGGCAAGGACTCCACCGCCGAGCTGTACCACTTCATCGGCAAGGACATCGTCAACTTCCACGCCCTGTTCTGGCCAGCCATGCTCGAAGGCGCCGGCTTCCGCAAGCCTACCGGGATCAACGTGCACGGCTACCTGACGGTCAACGGCCAGAAGATGTCCAAGTCCCGCGGTACTTTCATCAAGGCCCGTACTTACCTGGATCACCTGTCGCCGGAATACCTGCGCTACTACTACGCGGCCAAACTGGGCCGTGGCGTCGATGACCTCGACCTGAACCTCGAAGACTTCGTGCAGAAGGTCAACTCCGACCTGGTCGGCAAAGTGGTCAACATCGCCAGCCGTTGCGCCGGTTTCATCCAGAAAGGTAACGGCGGCCTGCTGGTCGACAACAATGCCGCGCCAGAGTTGACCGAGGCTTTCCTCGCGGCTGCGCCAGGCATTGCCGACGCCTATGAAGCCCGCGACTTTGCCCGCGCCATGCGTGAAACCATGGCCCTGGCCGACCGCGCCAACGCGTGGATCGCCGACAAGGCCCCATGGTCGTTGAACAAGCAGGAAGGCAAACAGGATGAAGTCCAGGCGATCTGTGCCACCGCCATCAACCTGTTCCGCCAACTGGTGATCTTCCTCAAACCGGTGCTGCCGCTGCTGGCCGCCGATGCGGAGGCGTTCCTCAACGTCGCCCCGCTGACCTGGAACGACCACACCACGCTGCTGGCCAACCACCAGTTGAACGAATTCAAGCCGTTGATGACCCGCATCGACCCGGTAAAAGTACAAGCCATGAGCGACGCCTCGAAAGAAGACCTGACCGCCAGCCAGACCGACACCGGCGCTGCCGCACCTGCGGGCAACGGCGAACTGGCCAAGGATCCGCTGTCGCCGGAAATCGACTTCGACGCTTTTGCCGCCATCGACCTGCGCGTCGCCCTGATCGTCAAGGCCGAGCACGTGGAAGGCGCCGACAAGCTGCTGCGCCTGACGCTGGACATCGGTGACGAGCAACGCAACGTGTTCTCCGGGATCAAGAGCGCTTACCCGGACCCGTCCAAGCTCGACGGTCGCCTGACCATGATGATCGCCAACCTCAAGCCACGAAAAATGAAGTTCGGCATCTCCGAAGGCATGGTGATGGCCGCCGGTCCCGGCGGTGAAGAAATCTACCTGCTGAGCCCGGACAGCGGCGCCAAGCCGGGTCAACGCATCAAGTAA
- a CDS encoding electron transport complex protein RnfA, translating into MTELALTLISAALLNNFVLHWPLGVDPLLAGSRRQVHALGLATSCLMLVTGVTGHAIWHWLLVPLQLQALHLFVFLPLSVLLIAPMLKLLARWLPDWPFDGLWPLLLGNAGVLGLALINAQNDRGLLQATALSIGAGLGFWLVLSLFRDLRERTADNDIPLPFRGLPIDLIGAGLIAVIFLGFSGLIKT; encoded by the coding sequence ATGACCGAACTTGCGCTTACGCTGATCAGTGCCGCCCTGCTCAACAACTTCGTGTTGCACTGGCCGCTGGGCGTCGATCCGTTGTTGGCCGGCAGCCGCCGCCAGGTGCATGCGTTGGGGCTGGCGACATCGTGCCTGATGCTGGTGACGGGCGTTACCGGTCACGCGATCTGGCATTGGCTGCTGGTGCCGTTGCAACTGCAGGCACTGCACCTGTTTGTGTTCCTGCCGCTCAGCGTGTTGCTGATCGCGCCGATGCTGAAACTGCTGGCGCGCTGGCTGCCTGACTGGCCCTTCGACGGACTGTGGCCGCTGTTGCTGGGCAATGCCGGCGTGCTGGGCCTGGCCTTGATCAATGCGCAAAATGATCGAGGCTTGTTGCAGGCAACGGCGCTGAGCATCGGCGCCGGGCTGGGTTTCTGGCTGGTGCTGAGCCTGTTCCGCGATTTGCGTGAGCGCACGGCCGACAACGACATTCCCCTGCCCTTTCGCGGCCTGCCGATCGATCTGATCGGCGCCGGACTGATCGCAGTGATTTTTCTCGGATTCAGTGGACTGATCAAAACATGA